One segment of Triticum aestivum cultivar Chinese Spring chromosome 2A, IWGSC CS RefSeq v2.1, whole genome shotgun sequence DNA contains the following:
- the LOC123186275 gene encoding indole-3-acetic acid-induced protein ARG7, with protein sequence MAKCSKIRDIVWLRQTLRRWRSRAAARVAEGGAVPAGHVAVCVGGASRRFVVRAAHLNHPVFLELLRQAEEEYGFRTGACGPIALPCDEDRFRDVLRRVSSEERRGRSFGCRAPAASGRDIAARPLLQRAAAEELVW encoded by the coding sequence ATGGCCAAATGCAGCAAGATCCGCGACATCGTCTGGCTCCGGCAGACCCTGCGGAGGTGGCGGTCCCGCGCCGCGGCGCGCGTGGCCGAGGGCGGCGCGGTGCCGGCAGGGCACGTGGCGGTGTGCGTGGGCGGGGCCTCGCGGCGGTTCGTGGTGCGGGCGGCGCACCTGAACCACCCCGTCTTCCTCGAGCTgctccggcaggcggaggaggagtACGGCTTCCGGACCGGCGCGTGCGGCCCCATCGCGCTCCCCTGCGACGAGGACCGCTTCCGGGACGTCCTCCGCCGCGTCTCCTCCGAGGAGCGCCGCGGCCGTTCCTTCGGCTGCCGCGCGCCGGCCGCCAGCGGGCGAGACATCGCGGCGCGGCCGTTgctgcagcgggcggcggcggaggagctcgtGTGGTGA